The DNA sequence agagagagagagagagaggataatATTGAATTGATCTTTTGGCCCGATGCGGTTAAATTTCGATGTAGTTACATTTGGTTGGTGGAAGGGCAAAATCGTCAGATAATGAATAATATGATAAtgcaagtggccttatgtgtacaagaaaaactatgtggccttatggctaattaaagtttcaaactgacacttatgagtaattttctatacATTCATATGTCGTCTGAGTAAACGGGAAACTGAAAGCTAATTTGCTAATCTAAAGTATTGGATCCCTCCCttggctaaaaaagaaaaactcggGCTCCTTTTGCTAGGACCTTTCCCTTagctgaaagaaaaaaagaaccaaCCCTAGATCTAAAAACTCGGGCTCGTTTTGCCGCCTCTGACTCTCAGCCAATCTCTCCCTCGCTCGCACGCTCGATCTCACTCTCAAGAACCTCAGTCCCTCAATCCACCATCAATCCCTTTCACCCTCTCAAGCTCACACACACTCTCATCCTCCTGCGATTCCGGTAAAGCAAGTTTGGGTATGGAAGTTTTGGGTATAGAAGTTTGGGTAAAGTAAGTTTGGTAAGTCTTCAATCTTCAAGTCTGGTTTTCTCGGTTTCTTTTTTTCACTCTTCAAGCTTCATTCTTCAATCAATCGGTCTcttgctttctgggttttcaatttcatgtgTTCAATTTGCAGCAAAGCATAGACGTCCTCAAGTTTGGTTCGATTTCTGGTTCGATTTCGAATTCTtcaagcttggtaagttgctgccTTTCTGGGTATTCAGTTCTTGTGTATGATACTATGAATAATGAATGATTGGTAACTGAGAAGAGTTGTATGAATATTTGCTTACTCTCTTCCTATGGGGTTTCTGCATGTTAGGGATCTATCAAAGAATCAACTGACTGGCTCATTACCAGACTTGGGGAGCTTGCGAAACCTTCGGTATCTGTAAGTCTCTCAAGTAATCCAACTTGGTGTGAACCGTGTGATGATGTACGTTAACATTTGAATCATCTGCCCCCCATAGATATCTACAGTACAACTTGCTGGAAGGCGCTATATCACCAACCTTGGGTTCACTAGTGAATCTTCGGCAACTGTGAGTACATGACCTCGATCATGTCTTTTCTTTGAATTACTGCTATCTCCTAATTTGTCTGGGATTAATTTGCAGGTATCTCTACTTCAATAGGTTATCAGGCTCAATTCCTGATGAATTGGGAAATCTCAGCAATCTTACTACATTGTTCGTTCTCTGTTCACTGCTCACTCTGCTGAGACCACCTTAAATTATATCACACACAATAATAGTCTTTGGACAATCGTCCTCACAAGTCTTTATCATTTTTTTCAAGGGATATTTCTGAGAACCAGCTCACTGGTCCTCTTCCCAAAACACTTGGAAATTTGAAATCCCTCAGCGGCTTGTAAGTTTTTACTTCCCCCTTCTTTCCCTCATAAACAGCTCCTTGTGCGAAAAGTTTATGAGCTGGAACAATAGAAATTGAAAGTGAAAATATTGGATCGTCTTTGTTGTTGCAGCTGGGCCACAGCCAATTCCTTGAATGATAAATTTCCGGACACTTATGGGAACCTTACGAGTCTAAAATATTTGTAGGTGTTTCCTGTTTTAAGTTTATTAGGATACTCCAAGTCTTTTCAATTTCTACATGTAACCTGATTGTCATTTCTTACGAGTAATTAAGAGTGTTTCCTCAATGTAGTTCAATATCCGGGAATTATATCTCTGGTCCATTCCCAGTTGACAGCATAAAGAACTGGACTAATATTGAAACTCTGTAAGTTACCTGTATAGTCAATTATATGATGCTACGAGTTTACGTCTTTTCTTGCATCGAGTTATCAACAATTATCATATGTATGAATCATACACCCATTTAGTCTCTTACCATTTTTTACAGGTCACTCGTGGGAAACAATTTCAAAGGAAATTTGGCTAAAGAAGTATTCAATTTGCCAGAACTTCGGTATCTGTAAGTGTAGTCTCAAGTCCCAAGCTCATCCTCCCTCTCTTCACTTGATTTATGTTTCTTTATCTGAATACTTTTCACTTTACAATGTATATAGTGACCTGGAATATGCTACTTTCGAGTTACCATCAGAGATTACGAATAACAAATATGTTTCTCTGTGAGTGGTTTGCTGTATGCAATTGAACTTAAAAACATTAAAGGTCCAGCCTCTTCAAACTCTTAGACAGTCATGTACCTATCATCTACCGTTACATTTCCTGAACACATTATACTCCAGCAGTGATTTCTAAAAACATCCACCATGCACCATGCATGTAACAGAAATTGGTGGCAAAGGAGCTCAGTAATTATGACATGACCCCAGCCATTTCATAATTCTGGGCACAAAATACAGACATTGAGTTCTCGGAATATACTTAAAGATATagaaatatttacaacaattttACAGATTTAATACTCCCTGAGTTCTCAGAATGCATATGGCATATATGAATAATTCACAAACATGTTGTAACTATTAGTTGCCCCAAGGTAATATCTACAGTTATGCAGGCAGTTTAAGTGTTTAAGTAATATCTTGTATGTTTACTATCCTGCTTGCTTGTGATTCTGTCCTTTTAGCTTTGCAGTATAGTCAAAGGCATCTATCTAGACGTGGAAACCTTTACGCCACAAACAGGAAATGAAACAACAACTTTCACACTAGCCCATCCTCTTCCTGACAAAAAAGAGTCCCTGATAAACAAAACAGTTCGCAGGTAAACCTCTACAaaatttttcttcattcaacttcatttttcttGACAGCTCAAGTGTGAAAAAAAATAGTAACTATGTACTTGTCTTTTCTTGGATTCTTTCTCCCCTGTGAATATTGTACTggaaatttcttttttctttttctttttggcaatAATAGAATTGCTTGTTTGAACTTCCTACTTCAAGGTGCCTTAGCATATAGTCAGTGATGCCTGTACGTTACACACACAATTATACAAAGACGTGTTTGAACAAAGTAATGCCAGTAGAAGTTGATATATATTCTGAGTTGCTAtagtttgttcttttgtttttagaTTTTGTGAATGGAGTtatgtgcccttttatgtgttttttctTCTGCTGTTTGCTAGCTATGTGGTTCTTGCCTCCAGTGTTTTGGTCTCTAGTGTTGTGCTTGAAATGAACTGTGTGCTCTTCGATTCTTCTGATTATTCTCTGTTTTGTCCTTTTAAGAGTAACTATTGCCAATAAGCTGCAAATTCTTGCAGTCATTTAAGTTATACCAGATCCCTTAGTCAATCTTATATGTTTTCTGTTGTTACAGAGTGGTAGCTTGGGGATGCATATTCTTTTGTTTAGCCTATTTTGATAGAGGTGGTCTAACTGTATGAATCGTGAGGGTCTTTGTAATTGTGAGGTGTTTGTTGCTGCAACGTTCTTAGAAACAAATTTCCATTACAGAGAAGTGGGTTTTATCTTGAcatgttttctgtttttcactATAATAGGGAAGCTGACATTGAACCAGCAATGTCATTGCAGCTCTTGCACCACTTTTTGTGTAGATAGAACTGGAACAAGCAACTTTTGGATAGGCTCAACTAGACCAActattttttgaaaaatgttCCAGGAGCGACTGTAACCAAGCAAACCTCAAACTTATATAGCCTATTTTTTGAACAATAAGatcatcttttgttttagatgCTCTACAGTAATGAAAACAGTTCTATGATTTTTATCAATTGATATATAGTTATTGTTAAACTGCTTTTGTACTTGATTTAATGATCTGCAATATGCATATAACTTCCATATGAGTGACACTCACgcgcacacaaaaaaaaaaaaaagatatgagTATCCTAACCACTTGTAGTCCATAAATTGCTGATCCAAGAAGTCATGGATAGGTGCTAACTTCTTTTGGAATTCTGCAGAAACTGCCTTACAGCACAGCTCTCTTCTTTCGATATTGCATTGCTATTGTTGTTGGAGTGGTGATTAGCCTATAGTGCCCATTGGATGTTGACGATTGTGAACCCAAATGAAGAAGTCGTGCACTTCATGGATCCACTTAAAAGGCGACTCGATACTGGGGAATGGAAATCTATTGTCAACAAGTAAGTCTCTTATATTGTACTATAGTGATTGATCAGTTGGTGTTACTTGGTCATGTACTGGACTTGTTTACTAATTATCATTTTCTGTTTGAagctccattaaaatctataatGCTCACAAGAATCGGAAAGGAAGGAAAGTAATTCAATGGAAGAATCTTGCTGTGAGTCGGTTGAACTTTTTGTAGTGGTTAGTTTTATGTACTTCATTGTATATTTCACCTTCCATTATCTTAATTCTGTATTTTCAGGGTATTCCGGAGCAAAAAAATGACAAGACGTGTGGATATTTCATTATGCGTTACATGAAAGAAATTGTGGAGGACAAGAACTTCGATTTTAGTATGAAGGTAAAATTGATCAACTGCTTACCTATGGACTTTATTGTTTAATGATATAGTACGTGCATGCTCTGTGCATGaaactttcatatttaatttgctGCATTTCCTTATTGCAGTGGGGAACGAGGTCAAATTTGGTTTACACAGtcaatgatattgatgagatcCGAGCGGAATGGGCTGAGCATGTTTTGAAGTTCCCAGAAAATTAAGTATCAGcctatatatatgcttttgttTCTGGTAGGTTATGAGCAGTAGTAGTGTCTAGGAactgcttttgtgcattttgacaaaaatgcctatatatatgcttttgttTCTGGTAGGTTATGAGCAGTAGTAGTGGCTAGGAactgcttttgtgcattttgACAGAACTGATGGAAAGTGTTGAACAAATGCATGCAGTTGCTGTAACTACTCTATGGATGCTACTAGGTTTTTGTCTTAGTTAGATTAAGATCCGTGCAACAATGGCAGTCATTAAAATCATTTAATGTAAAGGCTAGCATGCTAGCTAGTTTAGTATTATGCTACTGATGGGAATGTATTTTGGTGGGTTGATTTATGCAATGAGGAATTTGTTGATTTCAGATCTTATAATTAATCTGCCTTTCTCGATTGACTACTGTACAAAATGAGGTTTGCTATGGTTCAAATCCAACAAATGCAGGTTTATGATATGTTGTATCACAAATACAgtaacaacagaaaactgaagtttaTTTCAATGTCAAACAACAGAGATGCCTttaacagacaacagaaaactgaagttcaattcactatcaaacaacagatatGCCTTtaacaaacaacagaaaactgaagttcaattcactatcaaacaacagatatgcctttaacagacaacagaaaactgaagttcaattcactatcaaacaacataaatacttctaacagacaacataaaaatgaAGTTCAATTGattatcaaacaacaaaaacgcgaagttttattttctatcagacaacataaaaacttaaaattgtGGTTGGAATACGAgacagacgacataaaaataaagtcttACAACTACTTAGACGACATATGAGCATAATTTACCCAATTATAAGTGATTTacaaacaacaattaaatgtcGTTAAAAATGCATTCAAACAATAGATTGTCAAACAAGtctttattttggtaacttcagaccacatatatatgttttcttATTTGTCTTAAGACGACAGAGGTTTTATTAAATCTGTAGTTTGTACCTCATTtcaacaacattaatatgtcGTTGTATATGATTAATAACTACAGAAAGTTCCATATCCTTCAAAGTTGggttgttcagacgacagagccttacgaaacttctgttgtctgagtgagaaCAGACGACAGAGGATATTTGTCGTCTGATGCTATAAGAGATGACAGCTGGATAGACTACATATAATTTGCAtataatctgtcgtctgaagctattattggcatagtgtgtGTTCTGTGTATTATTTTGCCAAAACTTTACATATCACTATATAACCTTTACTATTTTTGACCACTTCATCATTCACATATTACACTTTATTTTGAAGACTGAAAATAGTAATGCTCCAATTAGTTGGATCAAATGtgaataaaaatttcagaaattaccCACCAATAAGGTTCACAGAAAGCATAAGTACATATAGTTGTCCCCAATATAAACCCTCTATAAAACAGGTTTATTGAGAAAGGTCTATAACAACTGAGTGGAAAGATACAGTTGTTTTTAGGTTGTTCAGATGAGcagacaaaagaaataaaaaaatccaACCAAAAGTAGtgatttatttaaataatttcaAACTCAGAAAGCCATAGTTCCAACTCTCACTTACATTACTAGAAACCATTCAAATACGGATACTCACCTTGAGGCTTATACGAAGGGAACTAATAGATGTCTCAATTAAGCATTTTTCAGCCTCATTTTGACATATCAAAACCTGTAATAGCAATTCCATGAACAAAAGACTGATGTCAAACTCCTGGAGAAACAACCTTAACAAGCTAGTAACAAAATTCTTTTTCCAGAATTTTCGAGTTTTATGTGTTCACTGACAATTTTAAATTCCTGTAAGCTGTAGCTTAAACTATGAAGTCTATATATTAACTTTTCAGGTGAAGACTACATTTcggaacctaaaaaaaaaagttgttccTACAATATGGCATGAATACTCAAAAGTATGTTTCCACAAGAAcaatattaaaacaaaaatgGAGAGGAACTGCTCAGGATGTTTCCACTTTATTAGCTCTAACTTCCACCTTTTATATGCCTGTTTAACTCTGAAATTCTTCATCCCTACTCAGAGAATTTGTCTAAAAATGGTAAAGATATTGTTAATAAGGCTTAGGCACGAATAGGAACTATCTTTGCCAAACTCTGAAACTGATACGACAAAGTTTACATATTCCAACATGCTTATTTAGATTAAGTgtgggaaagaaaaaagaatgtcAATCCTTGCACAAGACAAGGCAATAGAAACCAcatatatgaaaagaaaaaaataaaaccatctTTTGCAAACATAACCATTAAAGTAGGAAGGGTGGGATaagaaaactatttttttttactatgtCAAGATGGTTCTCACAGGATTTAGCAGAAGTTCGGGGCTGGTCCTGCAAAATGTGAACAGAAGATTACAGCCTTCCTCACAAAATAATTCAGTCAACATTTGTAAATGGCACTTTAACTTTCAATCATATATCTATCTAACAATGAGCAACTAGGTTGTTCTATGAGACCTCGTTCAATCTGCACGCATACTTGCAAAAGAAGTTTATTTAGTTATTCTGAGCTCTATTATTTTAGTCTACTGCTAACCTTTAGTTACTTTAGATACCATTAATATAAAGTAGCCCTATAAAATCCAGAAGAACACTTAAATTTACGATCTGATGCATCATTAATTTAAGTTGCATGCAACAAGAAACCCCAAATGTATAGGTCAAATTCCAACCCCATCAAATCAAGCTCAACCTCAAGCTCGTCAACGTATCGATGTCTAAGAGAAAGATACCCATCTATTTACTAAACATGAAGATTATCCAGGAGGATTGGCCACTGGTGCTCAAATTTGAAACAAAACCCAATTagtttcatatcaaaattgaacTCACAATCTAAATATTGACCTCTTATATACAACCAATTGAATTAACAAAGCCCAATCTCAAACTAAACTaagactataaatattaatattCAACAAGAGACAAATGGAAAGAACAAAGGGATTTACCTTATAGATTCCTAAAGATATTGATCGGGATTTGTTGTGTCTAGGGTGTGAGAGAGCTGTTGTTACAGTTTATTTGGTGAAGGAGGAGCTATTCGACGGAAAGGAGGAGCTCGTCGGTCTCGGAGGTATGTTCCGACGTGGGACCTCGTTAACGTCGACAGAGGAGCTCGTCACTGTCAGCGGTAGGTTGTGGTGCGGACCTCATCGATCTCGACGGTAAGTTCCAGTTTGAGGAGCTGCAAAGCTTggggagggagggggagagagagagaggtgttgCGGTGTTGTTTGGGAAAAAGAAGGATAAAGAATTAGGGTTGTATTGTTGGTGGGAACTTTGGccaaaaaaacacaaaagaaaaaacagggGGAAAATAATTGGGTTAGCGCCAAGAGTAAGAGAAAAGTTTACGACGATATGAGAAAAGTTCGTCGCAATTGATTGCAGAGTTACTACGGCAAACATTTTCCATCGCAAATGATAAAGCTTAATCGCGACGAAAGATTTTCCGTAGCAATAGGATCTCAATTGCGACGGCAACTGTTGCCAAAGTAAAAAGGCGAagcaattgcaattttttttagtagtgtcaTTACACCCACTAACTCATGGTTGTAACTCAAATATTAACTCTCTTATTAAACACACTACTAATTAAAAacatgtttattttctaatatttaGTGGAGATGAAGGTGGAGCTTATCTAAGATTGATGAGATGGAGTAGCCATAGGTAAATACACTCAACAAGATGGACCCCTCACTGAAATGAATGCTCAACAATTATGGCTCACCACTAAACTCAACTATGCATGGTCCTTGCTAGGGTTTGTGAAGGTTTGCAGGCTACTTCTTGGAATAGGGTTTAGGCTCACCACTAGTTTAAACAGGCCATgaaaagttttgaaaatttattaatttgtAGAGAAATTCTACGACACATTAATGTACAAATATAGTAAGTAGACTTAGTGTGATATGAAAATTAGATGAATTTGATACGATTAGTTCCAAATTAGTCTACCAAGACAGAGAGCTAGTCTAcctctaagagcatctttagcagactctctatcttggctctttagctattttggagagcatgtttagctttttatcaattttagcagctgcattaGACTCCGAAATGACTTTCCATTTTAACTTTTACCTATTGCActtctaaatatagagagtgagATGTGATTCTCtaatatttttgttaattttaaaACATTCTTTTTATAAGTCAttctatataatttataaatatatttgaatTATTTTCTGCTCattcaataaataataaaaaattaaatctctctaaaatagagagaatTGATACacacgtatttctaaagtgactagctaaaatgactttttagctaaaatttgattaaaaaatggctagcattacTAAAAATACTCTAATAGTCAATTTGCTATCCTAGATTTTATTATAGTGCCAATTTGCTatcttagattttatttttgtcAATTTATTACCTTAGATTTTTACAATTAGCCAATTTTCTATTCTAAAAGTTTTAGTTTAGCCAATTTGCTCCCCTATGTTTTCAAATTAGCCAATTTACTACCTTTCCGTCAAATTGACTTGTTATAATTCATCAATTCTTTGTCCAAACAttgattaattttgaaaatgtaGGGAAGCAATTgactaattttgaaaattttggga is a window from the Rosa chinensis cultivar Old Blush chromosome 2, RchiOBHm-V2, whole genome shotgun sequence genome containing:
- the LOC112190263 gene encoding uncharacterized protein LOC112190263, with protein sequence MDPLKRRLDTGEWKSIVNNSIKIYNAHKNRKGRKVIQWKNLAGIPEQKNDKTCGYFIMRYMKEIVEDKNFDFSMKWGTRSNLVYTVNDIDEIRAEWAEHVLKFPEN